Below is a window of Candidatus Krumholzibacteriia bacterium DNA.
CGACTGCACGCAGAATGCGCTGCGGCAAGGTGATGTTGATTCTTGCGGCCTTGTCTCCGAGCTCGCTGGCATCAACGTCAACGACAGCCCAGGTCCAGCCGCGATAGCTACGCTTCTTCCGCAGTTGTTCAATCGACGATGCCGCAGGGAACGGCTTACCGTCGTCCAGGAGTCCTTCGAGGTGAAGCAAAATGGCCTCACGCGCATTGGTCAGTGCGTCGTCAAGTGTATCCCCGGCAGAGAAGCAGCCAGGCAGATCCGGGACAACCACCCCGAACGCATGTTTGGCATCCCCTGTTTCAATGGCAATCGGATATCGCATAACTCTACAGCCTCACTTCAAGCCAGCTTGCTTGCGAATCACCTTCACCAAACCTATCCCTAAATCTTTCTTGGGATG
It encodes the following:
- a CDS encoding type II toxin-antitoxin system HicB family antitoxin; protein product: MRYPIAIETGDAKHAFGVVVPDLPGCFSAGDTLDDALTNAREAILLHLEGLLDDGKPFPAASSIEQLRKKRSYRGWTWAVVDVDASELGDKAARINITLPQRILRAV